CGTTCGGCGGCGAGACGTATTCTGAGCAGCCAATCATGCGGACGCGAACTTACGCCTACTGGCGTAAGTTGAGGCGCTACTTTGGCCTGAGCACACCACACCGGCCTGTCCTGGCGCTGATCGCTGCAGCAGGATGTCAGAACGTGCCCTTGCGCGAGCTCGCGGGATTGGCAGGACCAGCCTCCTGATCCGGTCGGCCGCAGAGAGGCGTATAGGAATTTTCACAGACCGATGGGCCTTGCCGTATTCACTGACTGAGTGCGAACGTCCGTCCGTTGGAGGACGGCTGCCGAGAGCAGGGAAGCCTTCCGCGAACTTCCGCCTGCGACGTAGAGCGTGGCGGCATGGTTTGGGTGCGCCCTTGCTCCTGATGCGACTTGGAGCTCCGCTTAGTCCTGCGCCGGGTGATCGGCCCGATCCTCGTCCTCATCGCCGGCGTCCCAACCGAGCTCGCGGTCGAGCGTGTCAGCCGGGGGCATGGCGGGCGTTGCGGCCGGCAGCAGGCCGGCCTCCTCCAGCCGGTCCCAATCGGGCAGATCGCGCAGCGACGCCAGGCCGAACACCGCCAGAAACCTGTCCGCGGTGACATAGGTGAGCGGCGCGCCGGGCTGCGGCGACCGCGGTCCGGCCCCGATCAGCGCGAGACGCTTGAGCCGGGCGATCACGTCACGGCTGACCTCCTTGCCGAACAGCCGGGAGAGCTCCGTGCGGGTGACCGGCTGCAGATAGGCAATCGCCGTCACCACCAGGCGCTCGGCCGGGCTCAGCGCGGGCTCGGCCGGATCCGCAGATGGCCGAACGAACCGAATGGCCTCGGCAAAGCGCCGTCGCGTGCGGTGATGCCAGCCGCCGGCGACGACCACCAGTTCGTAGGGCCGCGCGCGCAATTCGCTCTGGATATCGGCCAGGAGGTCGTCGAGGCGGCAGTCCGGTCCGACCACGGAGGCCAGAACGGCGCGCGGCACCGGCTCGGGCGAGGCAAAGATCACGGCCTCGACCCGGCCCATCCACTCCCGCCACCGGGCGTCCGGCGGCAGGTTGTCGAGCGCGGGATCGAAGGCCG
This window of the Microvirga sp. TS319 genome carries:
- a CDS encoding SMC-Scp complex subunit ScpB, which gives rise to MARFRQPSVTAFDPALDNLPPDARWREWMGRVEAVIFASPEPVPRAVLASVVGPDCRLDDLLADIQSELRARPYELVVVAGGWHHRTRRRFAEAIRFVRPSADPAEPALSPAERLVVTAIAYLQPVTRTELSRLFGKEVSRDVIARLKRLALIGAGPRSPQPGAPLTYVTADRFLAVFGLASLRDLPDWDRLEEAGLLPAATPAMPPADTLDRELGWDAGDEDEDRADHPAQD